CTTGCGGAACTGCGCCTCGGAGATCATCCCGTAGTAGGCGCGGAACTTCTGCTTGGCGTCCAGGTGGATGCCGTACTCGCTCTTCTTGGCGCGCCGGTTGTGACCGTGCTGGCCGGGAGCGAACCCTCTGCGGTCCATCGGATTCCGTTTGGCGCCGAAGAGATTGGTCTCAAAGCGGCGTGACAGACGGTCCTTGGGTCCACGGTAACGAGACATCGTGCTCCTCCTTGGTGAATGATTCACCGGAGCCCCGGACTCAAATCCCGCCCAGTGCGGGCCCGCTACGCGGGTTCCGGGGAGCTACCTCCGTAGTGAAAAACAAGCCTCAAGAGTAGTGCTCCTCCACTGAAGATCCAAGAGCAGCGTGGACTTCCCTTGCCGGGAGATCTCCGGCGCCGGGCTGACCCACCCGCTGGACAGCCCTCTGGAGAGCTGGAATCCGCTCTCTGGACTTCAAGAATGCAGAAGGCCGGCGGACGACAATTCAAGAAATGTCTATGACGGACAAGGGGATCATTCTGGCCCAGGGCTTGCCAACACCGTCTTCGAGGTTGGCGCTGTTCGGGAGAACGGCCCCGGACCGGCGGCCCCTGCGCCGGTCTTCGACAAATCCCATTTCCAATAAAGGACACGGACATGGATGGCCCGCGCGCTCCTCCGTCAGGGGGGAGATGTCGAGGTCAGGTCAGGCGGGGCGGTTCGCCGCCCCGGTTTCAACCCAAAGGAGGCAGGAATGAAATGGTTGTTGGGCGTGCTCGCGTGCGGCTGGATCAGCGCACAAGCCGCGGTTCGCATCCACGAGGTCTGCTACGACCCCGCCGGCACGGACACGGGGCTGGAGTGGGTGGAGTTGATCAACACGGGCCAGGATCCGGTGGACCTGGGCGGATGGCTGCTGGACTGTTCGGGACCGAACCTGCTGCTGCCCGCTTTGATCCTCGGACCCGGCCAGGTGCTGGTCGTGCACAACAACGCCCCGGCGGAGCTGCCGCCCGCCGGGCCGGAGCTGTGGTTCACGGGCGCCAGCCTGGGCAACACCCACGGCTTCGTGGGGCTGTGGAACACGGAACAGCAGACGCTGGAAGGCCTGCGCGACTACATGCAGTACGGAACCACGGGACACTCCTGGGAAAGCCAGGCCGCGGAAGCCGGCATCTGGCCGCTGGACGCCGTGCTGCCCGACGTGGAACAGGGGCATTCCCTGCGTTACTCGGGCGCGGGCGGCGGTCCCCAGGCCTGGCTGGACGAAAGCGACCCCCAGCCTGGCGACGGCAGCACCGTGCTGGCGGACCCGCCGGCGGGCGGGCAGCCGGCCAGCCCCACCTTGCTGGACGTCTGGCCCAATCCCTTCAATCCCGAGACCCGCGTCACCTTTCTGCTGCCCCGGACCCAGCGGGTCCGCCTGCAGGTGGTGGATCTGCTGGGACGCGAGCTGCGGGTGCTGGAGGACGGCCTGCTGCCGGCCGGCGTGCACGAGCGCCGGCTCCTGTTGAGCGACCAGCCGGCGGGCTGCTACCTGTTATCCCTGCAGGCCGGGGAGAGCCAGTCCGTGCGCAAGCTTCTGTTGGTCAAATAGCCCGGGCCTTGAAGGAAGCGGGCCCGGGCGTCGCCCCGGCCCGCTTGTCCACTGCCGCTCTTTTCATAAGCTGTGTCGCGGGTAGAGTCTTTCATTCCACGACACCATGCTGAATCGGACGGGCATCCTGCTGGGGCTCCTGTTGCTGACCTGTTGCACGGTCCGGGCGCAGGGCCTCGCCATGGGCGCTCCGTCCGGGAGCGCCCCGCGGCTGGGCGTGGTGCTCAGCGGCGGCGGGGTGCGCGGCCTGGCGCACATCGGCGCCCTGCGCGCCCTGGAGCGCAGCGGCATCCCCATTTATTGCCTGGTGGGCAGCTCCACCGGTGCCGTGGTGGGCGGGCTCTACGCCTGTGGCTATTCGCCCGACGAGATCGATTCCCTGCTGGGCCGCTATTCGTGGGGCGACCTGTTCCAGGATCGCCCGGACCGCCGGTTGATGTCCATTGGTCGCAAGGACGTGAGCGATCGCCACCTGGTGGAGATCCGCCTGCAGGGCTGGAAACCGCAGTGGGTGCGCAGCTTGTCCTCCGGGCAGCGCGTCAGCCAGGCCCTGGCGGAAATGGTTTGGCGTGCGCCCATCCAGGGCTTCGGGAATTTCGACCGCCTGCGCGTCCGGTACCGGGCGGTGGCCACGGATCTGAGCTCCGGCCTGCGGGCCGAGCTGGGCGGCGGCGACCTGGCCGAGGCCATGCGGGCTTCCATGTCCGTGCCCTTCCTGTTCCAGCCCGTCAAGCTGGATGGCCGCCTGCTCATCGACGGGGGCATCGCCGACAACATCCCGGTGGAGACGGCCCGCAAGCTGGGCGCGGATCTGGTGCTGGTGGTGGACGTGACCAGTCCGCTGCGCGACGAGAAGCAGCTGGCGGAGGCCTGGGAGCTGGCGGACCAGATCGTCGGCATCATGCAGGTGGACAACAACCAGCGCAGCCTGGCCGCCGCGGACCTGGTGGTGCGCCCGCACCTGCCCCGCACGCCCATGAACGTGCTGGGGAGCCGCGAGCAGTTTCAGCAGGCCGGCGAGGAGGCCCTGTTGGCAGAGCTGGAGCACCTGCGCCGCCTGCTTCATCCGGCCTGCCCCGGTCCCCGGGAAGCGGCTGCGGACGGCTGGGTGGCGGATCTGCTCACCGAGTTGTGGAACGGCTCCGCCTGGGTGGCGGCCGGCTCCCTGGAACATCTGCTGTCGCCTGGCCCCGAACTGCCGGGCCTGATGGAGACAGGCCCCCGGACGCGCCGCCAGGCCCTGGAGCTCCGCCGGGAATTGGCCGCCTGCGGCAGCTACTGCGAGGTGGACCTGCAGCTGGCGGACAGTCTGTCGGATCCCTGCGTCCATCGCCTGCGCCTGACCCCCAACCCTGTGCTGCAGTCCGTGGCCGTGACAGGGCTGGATCCCATCCGCGAGCGCCTGCGCTCGGAGCAGTGGGCCGAACTGGGGGTGGACAGCCTGCTGTCCTGCCTGGGGGTGGGCCAACCCCTGCAGCGGGCCGTGCTGGACCAACAGGTGGACCAACTGTTGATCCGTCTGCGTCGCGCGGGCTTCGCGCTGTGCGAACTGGATTCGATGGACTGGGCGGACGGCCGTTTGCGGCTCTTCTTCCAGCCCGGACAAGTGGACACGCTGCGCGTGGACGGATTGGTGAAACTGCGGCCGGGCGTGCTGTTGCGGGAATTCCGGCCGCGCGCCGGCGAGGTCTTCTCCGTGCGCCAGGCGGACCGCAGCATCGGCCGCCTGTTCGCCAGCGGACTCTACGAACAGGTGTACCTGCGCCTGGAACGCGACCGCGGGCGCAACGTGGCGATCCTCCACGCCAGCGAACGGGCCTTTCCCGCGCTGCGCGCCGGCCTCCATTACGGCTCCGCCCGCCAGGGCGAGGGCTTTTTCCAGATCCTCTGGGAGAACCTGCTGCGCCGCAGCCTGCGCGGCGAGGCCGCCTGGCTGCTGGGCGCCTGGCGCAGGGAGCAGCGGGCCTCGCTGGAGAGCGACCGCATCTGGAAGACCTGGCTGACCACCCGCCTCAACATCTGGCAGTGCCAGGAGGAACTCCACTTCCCGCACGCCTCCGGCACGGGCATGACGGAACGCTCCACCCGGGCGATCCAGCTGCGCCTGGGCCAGCAGATCCAGGGCCTCGGCAGCGTGTTCCTCAGCGGCGGGCTGGAATGGGAGGAAGAGGAGCAGGACGGACTGGAGCACTCGCGGCAGTTGGCCCGGTTGGGCCTGCTCAGCCGGGTGGACAGCCGGAACCGGCGCGTCCTGCCGCGTAACGGCGAGTACCACGAGGCCTCCTTTGAACAGCTGGTGCCGCGGGGCCAGGGCGGGGACGCGGCCTTCCGGGCCCGGGTGGCGGTGGACTCCTGGCGCAGCCTGGGCAACCACACGGGCCAGCTGTCCCTGCTGGCGGGGACTACGGACAGCCCCGAGCGGCGCGACCGCTTCGAACTGGGCGGGGACGACTGGCTGCGCAGCCTGCCGCCGGCGGAGCTGGCGGCCCGGCGCTTGCTGGGGGTGCGGGCGGGCTGGCGCATGGTGCTGGGCCAGAGCTGGCCGGGGGAGTGGTCTGCTTCCCTGCGCTGGTCGGCGCTCGGTCTGACCGACGACCTGGACGACTGGCCGCGCCGGCGCGGGTTCGTCCAGGAGGCGGGCCTGGCGCTGCATCTGGGCAGCTGGCTGGGCGAGCTGGCCGCCGGCGTGGCCCTGCTCACCGACGCCGGTCCGGCAGATAGTCCGGGCCCGCGGCTCTGGGTCGAGCTGGGCCATCCATTCTAGCCGCCTTTCTAGCCGCCTTGCGCTGCCGGCCGTGAATCCCGTAACTACCTGCATGAACGCACACCCGGACATCCTGGACACGCGCACGCTGCGCATCGGCGGGCTCCAGCTGGAGAACGCCCTGTTGCTGGCGCCGATGGAAGGCTACAGCGACCAGCCCTTCCGCCGCATCTGCCGGCGGCTGGGTGCCGATCTGGTTTACACCGAGTTCACCTCCAGCGAAGGCCTGGTGCGGCTGGCGGGCCGTACGGCCAGCAAGATCGCCCTGGCGGAGGACGAGCGCCCGGTGGGAATCCAGATCTACGGCCGCGACGCCGGCCGGATGGCCCTGGCCGCCCTCCGGGCCGCCGAGAACGGACCCGACCTGTTGGACATCAATTTCGGCTGCCCGGCGCGCAAGGTCTGCGGGGGCGGGGCGGGTTCCCAACTCATGCGGGAGCCCGAGCTGCTGCTGGAGGTCGCCGGGGCCGTGGTCCGCGCCGTGGAGCTCCCGGTGACGGTGAAGATGCGCCTGGGCTGGGACGAGGGCAGCCGCAACGCCGTGGAGCTGGCCCTGCGGCTGCAGGATCTGGGCGTCCGCGCCCTCACCATCCACGGCCGCACGCGCTGCCAGAAATTCGAGGGCGAGGCGGACTGGGACGGCATCGCCGAGGTCAAGCGCGCCGTGGAGATTCCAGTCATCGGCAACGGCGACGTCAAGAGCCCGCCGGACGCCTTGCGCCTCTTCCTGCACGCGGGCGTGGACGCCGTGATGATCGGGCGGGCCGCCATCCACTACCCCTGGATCTTCCGCGAGACCCGCGAATTCCTGCGCACCGGCACGCCCTGTGCGCCACCTGGGCTGGCGGAGCGCGTGGCCCTGCTCCGCGAGCACCTGGACCTCGCGCTGGCCCACAAGGGCGAGCGCCGCGCCGTGATGGAAATGCGCAAAATGTACGCGGCCTACCTGCGCGACTATCCGGGCATCCGCGCCCTGCGGATGGAGCTGATGGCCGTGGACGAGGCCCCGGCCGTGCGCGAGCGCCTGGAGCGCCTGCAGGAGGAAGTGGCCGGGTTGGACGGCGACGAATCGGCCCCACCCGGCTGGACCCCCGCCGCGGTCGCGTCGTGAGCGCCGAGCGCGCGCCCTGGCTGTTGCTCAGTCTGGGGGATCCGGCGGGCATCGGTCCCGAAGTGCTGCTCAAGGCGGCCCGGCGCTGGCTGGATGCGGAGCGGCCCGCCGGGCTGGCGCTGACGGCGCCCCTGGCCCTCGTGCAGGCCCAGTGCCGGCAGCTGGGGTTGGATCTGCCCCTGCTCGAGGCCCATACGCTGCCCACGGAAGCGCCGCGCGCCCTGCTGGTCCTGGGCTGGGAGGCCGGTCCCGGCGGCCCGGCCGAAGCCCCGGCCTGGTCTGCGACGGCAGAGCCCGAGCGCTGCGCCAGCCGGGCGGGCGGGCTGGCCTCCTGGGCCTCCCTGGCCCGCGCCGCCTCCCTGGTCCTGGAGCAGCCCGAGCGCCGGGCGCTGGTCACCGCCCCCGTCAACAAGCACTCCCTTAAGCTGGCGGACTTCCGCTGGCCCGGGCACACGGAGTACCTGGGCTGGCTCTGCGGCGTGGCGGATCCGCTCATGTGGCTGACCAGCCCGCGCCTCTCCGTCGGACTGGTGAGCAACCACGACCCCGTCGCCGGGCTGGCCGCGGCCGTCACGCCGGAACGCGTGGCGGCGAAGATCAGCCTGGCGCTGGACTATGTGGGACGGCGCTTTCCGGGCGAGGAGCTGGTGGTCCTGGGGCTGAATCCGCACGCCGGGGACGGGGGCACGCTGGGCCGCGAGGAGGTGGAGTGGCTGGGACCGCTGGTGGCCGGACTGCGCGCCCGGGGTCTGCCCGTTCGGGGGCCGCTGCCCGCCGACGGCGCCCTGGCCCGCGGGCAAGGCCGCTTCCTGGCCATGTATCACGACCAGGGGCTGCCCGTCTTCAAGTTGGTGGCCGGGGCGGAGGGCGTGAATGCTACCTTGGGTCTGCCCCTGATCCGCACCTCGCCCGATCACGGAACGGCCTTCGATCTGGCCGGCCAGGGCCGCGCGGACGAGGGCAGCCAGTTGTCCGCCCTGGAGGAGGCCCTGCTCCTGCTCAACGGAGATGCCCCGTGCTGAAGGTCCAACCCGCCGGCGCTTACGAGGTGCTGGCCTCCTTCTATGACCAGCTCATGTCCCACGTGGACTACCCCATGTGGGCGGATTTCGTGCGCGGTGTCTGGGACCTGCACGCCCGGGTTCCGCTGGACAGCGCCTACGACGCGGCCTGCGGCACCGGCCGCTTCCTGGACGCCCTGCACGAGAAGGGTCTGCGCCTGGCGGGCTCGGATCTCTCGGAAAACATGCTGGAGGCGGCCCGGCGCCGGCTGGGACGGCGGGCCCAGCTCTCCCGGCGCGACCTGCGCGAGCTGACGGATCCCGCCCGCTGGCGCCTGGTGACCTGCCTCTACGATTCGCTCAACTACCTGACCGGACCGGGCGAGCTGGTGCGCGCCCTGGGCCGGCTGGCGGCCCTCTCCGCCCCGGGCGGCCTGGTGGTCTTCGACATCTGCACGGAGCGCAACAGCCTGGCCTACTTCAACGACCGCACGGAGCGCGAGCAGAACGGCGAGTGGGTCTGGGAGCGCCACAGTTGGTACGAGCGGACGGCCCGGCTGCATCACAACGACTTCCTGCTGGACCACCTGCCCTCCCGGCGGCGCTGGGCCGAGTCCCACCTGCAGCGCATCTACCGGGTGACGGAGGTGGAGGAGGCCGCCCGCCAGGCCGGCCTGCACGTGCTGGCGCGCTACGCCGAGTTCAGCCTGCGGCCGGGTGGCGAAGACGCCGACCGCGTGCACTTTGTCACACGACCGCTGGGGACCCCGTGCTGAGCGCGCCCGCTCCGCCGCCACGCCTGCCGCTGCTGGAGACCCGCGGGCTGGAGTTCGAGTACCCCGGCGGTTTCCGGCTGGGGCCCGTCGATCTGCGCCTGCAC
The DNA window shown above is from Candidatus Delongbacteria bacterium and carries:
- a CDS encoding lamin tail domain-containing protein — translated: MKWLLGVLACGWISAQAAVRIHEVCYDPAGTDTGLEWVELINTGQDPVDLGGWLLDCSGPNLLLPALILGPGQVLVVHNNAPAELPPAGPELWFTGASLGNTHGFVGLWNTEQQTLEGLRDYMQYGTTGHSWESQAAEAGIWPLDAVLPDVEQGHSLRYSGAGGGPQAWLDESDPQPGDGSTVLADPPAGGQPASPTLLDVWPNPFNPETRVTFLLPRTQRVRLQVVDLLGRELRVLEDGLLPAGVHERRLLLSDQPAGCYLLSLQAGESQSVRKLLLVK
- a CDS encoding patatin-like phospholipase family protein, encoding MLNRTGILLGLLLLTCCTVRAQGLAMGAPSGSAPRLGVVLSGGGVRGLAHIGALRALERSGIPIYCLVGSSTGAVVGGLYACGYSPDEIDSLLGRYSWGDLFQDRPDRRLMSIGRKDVSDRHLVEIRLQGWKPQWVRSLSSGQRVSQALAEMVWRAPIQGFGNFDRLRVRYRAVATDLSSGLRAELGGGDLAEAMRASMSVPFLFQPVKLDGRLLIDGGIADNIPVETARKLGADLVLVVDVTSPLRDEKQLAEAWELADQIVGIMQVDNNQRSLAAADLVVRPHLPRTPMNVLGSREQFQQAGEEALLAELEHLRRLLHPACPGPREAAADGWVADLLTELWNGSAWVAAGSLEHLLSPGPELPGLMETGPRTRRQALELRRELAACGSYCEVDLQLADSLSDPCVHRLRLTPNPVLQSVAVTGLDPIRERLRSEQWAELGVDSLLSCLGVGQPLQRAVLDQQVDQLLIRLRRAGFALCELDSMDWADGRLRLFFQPGQVDTLRVDGLVKLRPGVLLREFRPRAGEVFSVRQADRSIGRLFASGLYEQVYLRLERDRGRNVAILHASERAFPALRAGLHYGSARQGEGFFQILWENLLRRSLRGEAAWLLGAWRREQRASLESDRIWKTWLTTRLNIWQCQEELHFPHASGTGMTERSTRAIQLRLGQQIQGLGSVFLSGGLEWEEEEQDGLEHSRQLARLGLLSRVDSRNRRVLPRNGEYHEASFEQLVPRGQGGDAAFRARVAVDSWRSLGNHTGQLSLLAGTTDSPERRDRFELGGDDWLRSLPPAELAARRLLGVRAGWRMVLGQSWPGEWSASLRWSALGLTDDLDDWPRRRGFVQEAGLALHLGSWLGELAAGVALLTDAGPADSPGPRLWVELGHPF
- the dusB gene encoding tRNA dihydrouridine synthase DusB; amino-acid sequence: MNAHPDILDTRTLRIGGLQLENALLLAPMEGYSDQPFRRICRRLGADLVYTEFTSSEGLVRLAGRTASKIALAEDERPVGIQIYGRDAGRMALAALRAAENGPDLLDINFGCPARKVCGGGAGSQLMREPELLLEVAGAVVRAVELPVTVKMRLGWDEGSRNAVELALRLQDLGVRALTIHGRTRCQKFEGEADWDGIAEVKRAVEIPVIGNGDVKSPPDALRLFLHAGVDAVMIGRAAIHYPWIFRETREFLRTGTPCAPPGLAERVALLREHLDLALAHKGERRAVMEMRKMYAAYLRDYPGIRALRMELMAVDEAPAVRERLERLQEEVAGLDGDESAPPGWTPAAVAS
- a CDS encoding 4-hydroxythreonine-4-phosphate dehydrogenase PdxA, producing MSAERAPWLLLSLGDPAGIGPEVLLKAARRWLDAERPAGLALTAPLALVQAQCRQLGLDLPLLEAHTLPTEAPRALLVLGWEAGPGGPAEAPAWSATAEPERCASRAGGLASWASLARAASLVLEQPERRALVTAPVNKHSLKLADFRWPGHTEYLGWLCGVADPLMWLTSPRLSVGLVSNHDPVAGLAAAVTPERVAAKISLALDYVGRRFPGEELVVLGLNPHAGDGGTLGREEVEWLGPLVAGLRARGLPVRGPLPADGALARGQGRFLAMYHDQGLPVFKLVAGAEGVNATLGLPLIRTSPDHGTAFDLAGQGRADEGSQLSALEEALLLLNGDAPC
- a CDS encoding methyltransferase domain-containing protein translates to MLKVQPAGAYEVLASFYDQLMSHVDYPMWADFVRGVWDLHARVPLDSAYDAACGTGRFLDALHEKGLRLAGSDLSENMLEAARRRLGRRAQLSRRDLRELTDPARWRLVTCLYDSLNYLTGPGELVRALGRLAALSAPGGLVVFDICTERNSLAYFNDRTEREQNGEWVWERHSWYERTARLHHNDFLLDHLPSRRRWAESHLQRIYRVTEVEEAARQAGLHVLARYAEFSLRPGGEDADRVHFVTRPLGTPC